The Macaca nemestrina isolate mMacNem1 chromosome 15, mMacNem.hap1, whole genome shotgun sequence genome segment GAATAACTTACATATCCATCAACAGAagactgtaaaataaaatttgatatttcCATAGATTAGAGTATATTTCAGCTATAAAGAAACTGGAACAGCTCTCTATGTCCTCATATGGAATCTCGCTATGGAGTGATAGGGTGTACGTTTGGGAGAAGTTTTCCAATCACCAAAGAGCTTTAGTGTCTACATGTGAGGTGCATTGTGAACCTGTGGGAAACTGATGAAAAGAGAAATGCTGGCTCTCTGACCTGTGGTTCTGTTTGAGGagcttttattgagcacctatgatGCACCCGGCTCTTCTATGGAGACAGGTCTAAtactggggaaggaaggagactgCCTCGATTCAGACATGGACTCTGGCTCCAATTCTGTCACTAACTGGCCCTGTGACCATGGACAAGGCCCCTGTCATGTCTTGGCTTCAGTCCCCCATCTGTAAAGGGGGTTGGGCTGGATGGTCTAAAGATCCCTCCTGTGCTGACATTCCAGAATTCAGGAGTTAGGACGAGGCTCTTGAGCCTCTGGCAGGAAACCCCAAATAAGCATTGTTGCTGCCTTATATGGGGAACCCCTAAGTCACCCACGTGTGGGAACTCTTTCCTGAGGTGAGGGACATTCTGAGATGACGCAGCTCTGCTCAGAAGCCCATGGTGACTGTGTGACTCAGTCCCCGAATCCCACAAGGGTTTCCCAAATGGACCCACAGCAAATGCCAAACTTATTGGCATCTCCTCCCACCATCAGATTCAACAGTGAATGTGCCTCCCAGGAATCTTCCCCGTAGGGTGTTTctgaagattaaattaaaaaaagaaaaaaacacgaTTTACCCTCTCCATGCCCTGGATGGATTTCTCCTCATTAGAAGGGAAGAGAATGTAAGCTTGGTGGGGAAGTGCTTTGGGCTGTTTCATTCACTGCTCTTTGCACAGCATCCAGGGCAGAGCCTGGTGCACAGTGGGGTCTCAGTGAGTGCCTGCTGCATAAAGAAGAGACTCAGCCACCCTCAGGGGGAAGCCTTCTCTGGAGGCAGAAGGCATAGTCCAGACCTGTGCCTGGGCAAGTAACTCAAATtgtcagttccctcatctgtgaaATCAAAGGGCTGCGTCAGCTTTGGAAAGACAAGAGCTATAGAGCCACAGACTGGAGATGCTGTCTTTTCCATCATTTACAAGCCATGGAGCCTCGAATGACTACCATGACATCTCCAAGCCTCAACTCATGTGATCCGGAGAAGGGGTGACATCAGATCATGAAAATGagcagccaccaccacacctgattatTGCTCTAAGAATGGATAATGTAATTATTGACTTATTGTCACACACCAGGGGACAAAGGAGGCCCGCACTGTACTCACCAAGCACAGACAGCTCAGTGCCTGCTCCAGACTTCAACTCCACATCGGGACTCCCTTTCCGGAACTTCACACAGTAGTAGGTGCCGGCATCTGCTGGGGTGATGTTACTGATGCAGATGGAAAAGTCCGTGTTGTTTCTCTTTGTGGGGTCTGAAACAAGTGTTACCCGGGGGAAGTGGCCTTCTTTCAGATTGTAGATTAATTCCCGGCCTGGTCCAGCTCCTCTGAACCACTGGATGGGACCCACAGGGATCAGGGACGTTGTAGCACAGCGCAGAGTGGCCGACTCTCCAGCTGCAACTGATACGGACTTCTCAGGCTGAATCACCTGCAACTCCTCCTCACACAACCTTCCTGGAAAGGAGCACAAAGCAGTCATTTTTTCATCCTTATGTGATCCTGTGTGTTTGCCCAAGTGTTTATCAATGACTTTCATTGACTGGGTGTACACTAGGAGCAGGTCTTGAGCTCAGCCCactacatgcattatctcatttaagctGCACAACTGGCCTGTAACATAAGACTGTAATACAAgcgaggacactgaggcacagagaggttcactttccttttccttattttcttttcctctttctgtttgctttcttttcttttcctttcctttctttttgagacagggtcttgctgtgtctgctgcccaggctggggtgcagtggctcaatcacagctcactgtagcctcaacctcccaggctcaagtgatcctttcaccttggcctcccaagtagctgggaccacaggtgtgttccaccatacctggccagttattgtattctttgtagagacacagtttcaccatgttgcccagactggtctctaactcttgggctcaagcaatccatctgccttggccttccaaactgttgacattataggcgtgagccactgtgcctggccaagaggtTCAATTTCAATATAGAGCTTTGGATTGAGGACCTGAGTAGAACTATTGAGCCCTCCTTGAAAGTGCCATGTTTTGCCAAATATGGCCTCCAACTGTGGCTACATGGAGTGTGGCACTTTTTGTGTCGGTGGATTGGGTGGGGCCCTGTGACTTCTTTAGACCCTTGAGTTTTGAGCAGAAGTGATGGGTATAATTTGTGGGTTGTGCATTCAACTGCAAGAGCCTCTATGGATCAATTTCTCCCTTCCAGAGACCCACAGGGCTCTGATGGGGCCTGCTCCATTGCCTGGATGTGTGAATGACCGTTGCATGCAGAACTGCCAATACACACTCAATACGTAGCTTCCAGTGGAAATACAACATTGTTTTAAGCCCCTGGTAATTTTTCACCCATAGCATAATCACATTACCTAAGTTTCCTAATGCTGATGTGACAAATTACTAAAACTTAGTGTCTtaaaaaaatgttacattttatagttctggaggttagaagtccaaaATAGTGTTACTGGGGTACaatcaagaagaaataataaaagtcaaataCATAAAGATAGAGAATGAAACAGTGGTGACTATGGGTGAACTTGGGGGAGGTGATGGGGaagtcaaaagatacaaaattgcaGTAAGTCTGACAAAGAAGTCCAGAGAATAAATTTGCAATCTATGGGTTTTAGTTAATAATGTTGTATTGAATTCAGTATTTTTGCTTCAAAAGCACATTTTAGGTGCTGTTGACATAAAACACATGCAGCATAACTATGGGAGATGATGGATGTGTCCATTTGCTTAACTTTAATAATCATTTCACTAcgtatatgtatacgtatatgAAGGCATCATGTTTTACACCTTCcattttgacaatttttaaagaactttcaGCAGAGCTGTGTGTCTTCTGGAGGCCTTTCCAAATTCTAGAGTTTTCTCATATTCCTTTCTCACAGTTACATCTTCCCACCACTCTAACCTCTTGCTTGCAACTTCACATGCAAACATCCTGGAATACAAGGATGTTTCAATGTCCTTCTCCAAGAATTaatctccttcctccttcttatAAGCACCCTTGTGATGTATTAGCTCCACCCTGATACTAAACCCAGATGTTAAaatcactgtcttttttttttttttttttgaggcggagtctcgctctgtcgcccaggctggagtgctgtggccggatctcagctcactgcaagctccgcctcccgggttcccgccattctcctgcctcagcctcccgagtagctgggactacaggcgcccgccacctcgcccggctagttttttgtatttttttagtagagacggggtttcaccgtgttagccaggatggtctcgatctcctgacctcgtgatccgcccgtctcggcctcccaaagtgctgggattacaggcttgagccaccgcgcccggccaaaaatcaCTGTCTTAAAAATGCTGAGAGGTAAAGGAAATAATTCATGAAAaactaaaggaatataaatgtcTTAACAAAATGAGAATGTAAGGAAAGAGAAATTACATGAAGAAGTGAAACAAACTTAGGAATTGAAAGTACAATAACTAAAAGTTCACTAGAGGAGTTCCCTAATGGGTATAAGTAAGTGGAAGAATAATCAGAAAACTGGAGGACGGAATAATTGAAATTATTGAGACTGAGGTATGGGTGGAAAATGGAATAAAGTCTAGAGCACAGAATCTAAGGGAATTGTGAGACATTATCAAATGTATCAACATACACCTTACTAGAGTTccagggagaaaaaagagaaagagagaagggaataGAAGATTACTTGAAGACATAGTGGACAAGAATCTTCACAAACTTGATAAAATACAGGAATCTATGAATTTAAGACACAGAAAAAACAGAAGTTgaactaaaaaataaactcaGAGACCCACACTAAGACACATTATAATCCACCTGTTGAAAACTAAAGTCAAAGAGAGAATCCTTAAAGCAGCAGGACAGAAGCGATTCCTTGCATAAAAGAGACCCTCAATAAGATTTTCAGCTGAGCTCTTATACAAAACACTGAAGTCCAGAAGATAGAGGGATGGTAAGTTCAAAAcgttaaaagaggaaaaatatatcaATCatgaattctatacccagcaaatTCTATGTCCTTCAAATACAAGGGACAAATTAAGATATTCTCAGGTAAACAAAAGCTAACAGAGTTCATGACCACTAAACCTTACCTAcaggaaatgctaaagggagtgcTTCAGGTGGAAATGAAAGGATGCTGCATGGTAACTCAAAGttgtatgaagaaataaagatgtccagttatgtgtacatttttaaagaatcatgCTTCAATATCCCACAAACAAGCTGCGAGCACCCTGCCCAGGTGACCAGGTAACCAGTATTTTAAAGCTGGTCCCTGCCACAATTCCTCTTTTTGTCCTCCCCTACTGTGACCTAGTGACATTGAAACACTCCAGTAAAACCTATCATGGTTTTTGCTTGTGTCCCTCACCTTGACTCCCAGTAAAGGCACTTGCCCAGGAATCCCATCTCTCTTGCCTACCCATCTGCTTGATTGAGCCTACTCCTTGGGACCTCCTCGCACATGGCTTCCTTCATGGCCTGCCCTTCTCTAGAAACTGTGAATATGCCTCTTCGTATGAACTTTTCATGGCCATGCTAGAGTGATCCTCCAAGATTCAACCAGCAGGAGTCACTTTAACATTTTCAATAGTAATGGCAATAAGGATGGGATCATTCTAAACTCAGGTGGAAAGTTCGTAGGAAATGCCTTTGACTCTTCATGACTTACAGAATTGCTACTCTGATTGGCTCCACAATTTGAGAAGGCTTTTTACCCTGATGACTTTCTTGTACTATGCTATGTACAGCTTTGTGTTGCCTTTTGGAGTGCTGCCATGGCTCTCCATCCTGAAGCAAGGATTCTGTTCCAGTATCAATAATGACATCCACCTTTCTTCAGGAGCACAAGTAGATATAACATTGGTAACACCTCTTCAAAGAAGATTCTTGTGATGTGCATATTAATGTCACATAATCCAGCATCTATAAGTTTTTTTTGGGATGCCCGTGGCAACATATTTACAAATTTTACTTACAAGTTAAAATCAACGGGTACTCCTGTTAGTGTctttaaatgaattaacaaacaaaaatatctcttctctcTGGAGTCTTCGGCGATGTCTTTCATGCCTCTTGGAGTCTCTAGCCCACTCATGATGGCTATATATTTCCTCAGGGCCTTGATGCAAAAATAATGTTCTTTGTGGCCTATGCTATACTCCATTAAAACAACTGACTGGTTACCTACTAGAATCTCCTGACTTGGAGTCCAGATTTAAGGATAATATTCTCCTGTTGCAAATCATTAACCATAAATTGTCCCACAGGCCAGGCTCTGCTCATCTGAAATGACACCCATTGAAATTTAAACTTCCACTAcaacacaaaattaaaatcacTGCCAGGTACAGCTGCACACCTTTTCTGTTGACAGTTGACATTATTACTACTTGGTTTGTTGATGCAACAATCCTCaaccaaatactagcaaactgaattgaGCATCATATTAGAAGAATTATACAATACAAGCAAGtgatatttatttctggaatacaAGGATGTTTCCATGTGCAAATGACCAACAAtgtaatatatcatatttatagaagaaagagaagaaacgcATGATTAACTCATTTGATACTGAAGACCATTTGACAAATTTGGAGATCTTTTTATGACAAAAACCATCcataaaatgaatatatgaaacttctataaaataataaaagtcatatacgCATACTTTATTTTCACTTATCGCTGTCTAATATGCTATTTTATTTGCCTATTTATCATGTATATTGATTACTGTCATTCTCCCCAGTGGAGACAAGCAACAAAAGGgcacatactttttctttttcattcaacaaTGTTCTTTGTTAggtcctggcacatagtaggtattcgtTAAATATGTGTATAATGTGCGAATTGCTCAGTGGAACATTTTCCCAGGAGActcaatattatattttaagaGAATTGCTTTTATGAAATTTGCCGGAAAATGTGTTTCCCATGTGGGTGAATTGGTGAAAAAATATTGAGTTGTACACACGCAGAAATCAGAAGAGTCAAGGAGAAGAAAACCACAAACCCTTTTCACACCACATCACCTTCTCGCCCTCATGAGCAGCACCTGCAGAAATTTCATGGAATAAGATCAAGACCAAAAGTGTTTGAGAAGAGCAATGGTGAAACCTGTGATCTCTAGAGTCAAAGTGCCTGAGTTCAAATCGTAGCTCTACCAGTTACCAATGAGTAACCTAGGAGCACTTTGtgcttctgtttccttatttgtgTTGGAGGGTGAACTTGGAACTTGGATATAAtggttacctgaggtcagaaatgtAAGCGATTTCCCACAGTATCTGGCTCATGGTGGGTATTCAAAAATTGTAAAGTTATTACTTGGTAGATTTCCTGAGGCTTGGAGGCTTCAATGGACATTAGGTGATGATATGGATATGGACATGGATATGAATATAACGATAGATATAGATAATATAGGCATGATTCTCTGTTACTTTTatccccttctttcttcttcacccCTACCATTAATGGAAGAGCGAACTCCAAGAGAGGAATGTGCAAAAGTTCTGTTTTGAGGGAAAGTGTATTTTACTAAGAAGTCTGCTTACCTGTTGCTTAGCTTAACAGATTGGGGGATTTTCAGGGATAAGGTGACTGAGGtagaaaggaaggagaatgactgggcaacagagaaaatcAAACATCTCTTTAATGTGCTTTCCTGTAGACCAAAAAATGAGTTGAAGATTACAGTAAGGGAAGtcttactactactactactactactactactactactactactactactactgctctATGTTTCCACATGATCAAGTtagatttatcccaggaattcaaggatGGTACAACATTCATAAATCTCTAAATATGATACACTATTTCAACAGAACAagggacaaaaaccatatgaccatACAACACAGGcaaagaaagcatttgacaatatttaacattttttaatgataaaaactctGAAGAAATTAGATATCAAATAAATGttcctcaacacaataaaggccatacaGGACATATCCATAGCAAACATCATACCCAATGGTGAAAAGTTGTCAGCTTTtactctaagatcaggaacaagacagagATGTCCACTCTCAAGATCTCTATTCAACATATAGTATCAGAAGTTCTATCCAGAATAATTGcacaaaagaagtaaataaaagtcattcaaatcaaaaaggaagaagataaattatctctgtttgcataTGGCACTGTCTTACATAGAGAAAACCCCAAAATCTCTAAAAACTTTTAGAATCAACAAACAAATAGGCCACAGATATAATATATGAAATCAATGAGTAAAAATCAGTAGTTTCATACACTTACAGCAAATTATtgggaaaagaaatcagtaaaacaattttatttacaattgcTACCAAAAAGGGTAAGATAgctaggaataaacttaatcaAGGAACTGAAATACCTGCACACTGAATAACTATAAAACccagattaaaaaaatagaaaacaaataacagaaaGATACCCATGTTTGTGGATTGGAGAATTACTATtgtaaaatgttcatactacccaaagagaTCCACAGATTCAATTCAATACCAGTAAAATTTCAAtgaaattccacagaaatggaCCAAACAATCCTTAAGTTCATATTAGCCATAGAAAACCATGAATAGCTAAGGCAAGTtttaacaaaaagaacaaagctagaggcatcacacagCTTGATTTCAAAATCTTCTAGAGTgccatagtaatcaaaacagcaggGCGTTGGcacaaaaagagacacatagaccaatggatcaGACCAGAGAGCCCAGCAATAAATTCACACATTTGCACTCAATTGACTTTTGACAAAAAGGTCAAGaagacacaatggggaaaggTCAGTCTCTTCAAAAAGGGGTGTTGGGAAACCTGAATATCCAGGTATAGAGAAATGAAATTAGACCTCCGTCTCatgccacatacaaaaatcaactcaaaatgtgttaaagacttcaatgtaagatctgaaactgtaaaagtactagaagaaaagtTCCATGATGTTGGTCTGGGCAATGAATTTTTGGATACGACCcccaaaacacaggcaacaaaagcagaaataaataaatggcactacaacaaactaaaaagtttctacacagccaaggaaacaatcaacagagtaaagagacaacctacaaaatgggagaagatattttcaAACCATACATGTGACGAAGAgttaatatgcaaaatatgtaAGGAAGTCAAACAACTCAATCATAAGAAAACAACCGAAGTAAAATATGAGCCAAAtagtcatttctcaaaagaatacattaaaaTGGCCAGTCAACATATAAATAATATCCAACCTCACCATTCttaagataaatgcaaattaaaaccacagtgatctatcatctcacacctgttagaatgattattattaaaaGGATGATAACTAGTGTTAGAGAGTATGTGGAGAACAGGAAACCCTTAcacacagttggtgggaatgaaaattaggCCATCCATTagtgaaaacagtatggagtgtcctcaaaaatttaaaaatagaattatcatatgatccagcaatctcactactgagcGTATATCCAAGGGAAATGACATCCGCATGTCacagagatatctgcactcccatgtccattgcagcattatttacaatagccaagatatggaatcaacctaggcgtgtatcaacagataaatggataaagaaaatgtggtctacaTACATACACAGTGGAATTCTAATCAGTTgcacaaaagaaggaaatcctgtcatttacaacaatatgaatgaaccGGGACggtattatgctaagtgaaacaagccaggcacagaaagacaaacaccgcATGATCTCTCtcatatatggaatctaaaaaagttgaactcaaaGAActagagtagaatggtggttaccagggctAGACAAGGGGTGCAGTTGGGTAAGTATTAGTCAAAGGACACACAATTTATTTTCAGATAGGAGAAATTAGCTCCAGATATCTACTGTACAATATGGAGTCTATAGTTAATAAGATGATTTATATCCTTCAAAATTGCTAAGTGCATAAATTTTAGGAGTTCTCACCATAAAAATTGTcagtgtgggccgggcgcggtggctcaagcctgtaatcccagcactttgggaggccgagacgggcggatcatgaggtcaggagatcgagaccatcctggctaacacggtgaaaccccgtctgtactaaaaaaatacaaaaaactagccgggcgaggtggcaggc includes the following:
- the LOC105496101 gene encoding signal-regulatory protein beta-1 isoform X3 — protein: MPVTASWPHPPGPFLLLTLLLGLTGRLCEEELQVIQPEKSVSVAAGESATLRCATTSLIPVGPIQWFRGAGPGRELIYNLKEGHFPRVTLVSDPTKRNNTDFSICISNITPADAGTYYCVKFRKGSPDVELKSGAGTELSVLGLALAPTAPLLVALLLGPKVLLVVGVSAVYICWKQKA